In Streptomyces sp. NBC_00344, the genomic window CCGGTCGGTGCGCTGTTCTCGCGGATCCATGAAACCGCGGTCGATTCGGACGGGTCGGGAGTGGCCTGGCAGCCGGTGCCGGAGCTCACCGGCCTGGAATCCGGTGCCGTAGTCCGTTTCACGACCGCCCGGTTCCCGGTGCTGGCCTGCCGGATCGGAGCGGACTTCTTCGCCTTCCGTGACTGGTGTGCCCGGTGCGAAAATCCGCTGGAGGGCGCAGCACTGGCCCGGCGGCTGGGCGGGGCCCCGGGTGATGCGGTGCTGCGATGCCCGGTCTGCCGCGCACACTTCGACGTACGGCGGGCAGGTGCCTGCGTCGAGTCGGAATCTCTCCACCTGGATCCCCTTCCCCTGCTGGCCGACGGTGCGACCGTCTCGGTCGCGGTGCCCGCACCGGTGGCCACATGATCACCGGAGGACGCGGCGCATCACCGGTGGCGTCGCTGCTGCGGGTCACTCGCAACCGCCCGAAGCCCGCGGCCGGCGAACGCTGCGAGATGTGCGCCGACACGATCGGGCACAGTCATCCTCATGTGGTGAACCTGGACAGCCGAGCACTGATGTGCAGCTGCCGGCCCTGCTATCTGCTGTTCAGCGACGAGGAAGCGCAGTTGCGCTACCGGGCGGTTCCCGAACGCTATCTGCACTTCTCCGGACTCGCCCTGGACGAAAGAACCTGGGACGAGATGCAGATCCCGGTCGGGCTGGCGTTCCTGTTCCGCAATTCGGTCCAGGGCCGCCTCGCCGCCTTCTATCCCGGC contains:
- a CDS encoding DUF5947 family protein, whose amino-acid sequence is MITGGRGASPVASLLRVTRNRPKPAAGERCEMCADTIGHSHPHVVNLDSRALMCSCRPCYLLFSDEEAQLRYRAVPERYLHFSGLALDERTWDEMQIPVGLAFLFRNSVQGRLAAFYPGPAGATESELPLNTWDTIVATHPALSVLRPDVEALLVRRPEGGEGSCHLVPIDACYELVGTLRTLWRGFDGGRQAHDATEAFFAQVEDRSRPAAVGGPR